Genomic DNA from Vreelandella subglaciescola:
GGCGCTGCGCGCCGGTTTCCCGATGCAGGATATGGAAATGTGGCAGTTCCATCCCACCGGTATTTATGGCGCCGGCACGCTGGTGACGGAAGGTTGCCGCGGGGAAGGTGGCTATCTGATCAACAAGGATGGCGAGCGCTTCATGGAGCGCTACGCGCCCAACGCCAAAGACCTTGCCAGCCGCGATGTTGTTTCACGCTCGATTGTGATGGAGCTACTCGACGGCCGTGGTGCCGGCGAGAACGGCGATCACGTCTTCCTCAAGCTCGATCACCTCGGCGAAGAGGTGCTCAACAAGCGCCTACCGGGAATCTGCGAGCTGGCCAAAACGTTTGCCCACGTCGACCCGATCACTGAGCCGATTCCGGTCGTGCCGACCTGCCACTACATGATGGGGGGGATTCCCACCAACATTCACGGCCAGGCGATCATGCAGGACGACAAGGGAAAAGATCAGATCGTCAACGGGCTGTTTGCCTGCGGCGAAGCGGCCTGCGTCTCGGTTCACGGGGCTAACCGCTTGGGCGGCAATTCGCTACTGGATCTGGTGGTCTTTGGCCGCTCGGCGGGCCAGTTCATTGAAAGCGCGCTGAACGAAGGCATCGACTATCTGGACGCCACCGACGCGGATATCCAGTCGGCAATGACGCGTCTGGAGCGCTGGAACGGCTCTGAAGACGGCGAGTCCGTGCCCGAGCTTAAGCGTGCGCTGCAGGACATCATGCAAAACGATTTCGGCGTATTCCGCGAAGAGCAAAAGATGCAGGAAGGCGTCAAGCGCCTGGCCGAACTTCGCGAGCGCATCAATAACGCCTATCTGCCGGATAAATCCAACGCCTTCAACACCGCCCGCGTAGAGGCGCTGGAACTTGATAACCTGATGGAAGTGGCCGAAGCCACGGCGATTTCCGCGCTTGAGCGCAAGGAAAGCCGCGGCGCCCATTCGCGCTACGACTACCCCGATCGTGATGACGTCAACTGGCTGAAACACTCGATTTACTTCCCCATCGAAAAGCGGTTGGGCAAGCGTGATGTGAACTTCAAGCCCAAGACCGTTGACACATTCGAACCCAAGATTCGCACCTACTGATACGCCGCAGACGAGAGGGAGTCACGATGTCTAATCTTCAGGTATCGATATATCGCTACAACCCTGAAACTGACGCTGCGCCGTACATGCAGGAGTTTCAGGTTGATACAAAAGGCCGCGACGTCATGGTGCTGGATGTTTTGCACTTGATGAAAGAGCAGGACTCAAGCCTGGCGTTCCGCCGTAGCTGCCGCGAAGGCGTGTGCGGCTCTGACGGCATGAACATGAACGGTCGCAACGGCTTGGGCTGTATCACCCCGCTTTCTGACGTGGTGAAAAACGGTAAGCTGGTCCTGCGACCGCTGCCGGGGCTGCCGGTGATCCGCGATCTGGTCGTGGATATGGCCATGTTCTACAAGCAGTACGAGCACATTCAGCCGTATCTGCAAAACGACGAACCCGCGCCCGCTATCGAGCGTCTGCAGTCGCCGGAAGACCGGGAAAAGCTTGACGGTCTTTACGAATGCATTCTGTGTGCCTGCTGTTCCACGGCGTGCCCGTCGTTCTGGTGGAATCCGGATAAGTTTGTCGGCCCGGCGGGGCTCTTGCAATCTTACCGATTTTTGGCCGACTCGCGGGACACGGCGACCCGCGAGCGCCTCTCGGATCTGCAGGATCCGTTCTCGGTGTTTCGTTGCCGCGGCATCATGAACTGCGTCGCGTTTTGCCCCAAAGGGCTCAATCCGACGCGCGCTATCGGCAAGATTCGTGAAATGCTGCTGGCGGATGCAACCTGAATCTATGCGACTTAAGTTGCGTGGTTTGCCGCGATAAGTTGCATGTTTGCCACTTAAACAGTGGCGCCTGGCTTGTTATCATGGCGCTCATAACGGTGCGACGCGAAGTCGCACCGTTATGAGCAAAAGCGATGTCGTCGCGCTTGTCGCAGCGATACCGATACCACCCCATCAGTGTAGGGTGACCGAGAGATGCAACAAGGCATAATGGAGTTGATGTGGCGTTCCTCTCACGTTAGTGGTGCCAATGCCCACTACGTAGAAGCGCTGTTTGAGCAGTACCTCGACGATCCCGGCGCCGTCCCCGACGAGTGGCGCAGTTACTTCGACGAGCTGCCGCGTCCTGAGGGCGGGGCCTCGGAAGATGTGCCGTTAAGTCCCGTCCGTGATCAGTTTTACCAGCTCGGCCAGGAAACGCGCCCCGGCGGTGCGGTGCCTGACAGCGACGCGGGTAAAAAACAGGTCAAGGTGCTGCAGCTGATCAACGCGTACCGCTTTCGTGGGCACCAGAAGGCCAATATTGATCCACTGGGGCTGCGCGACCCCACCCCGGTGCCCGACCTGGATCTGTCCTTTCATCAGCTATCCAAAGATGACCTGGACACGGAGTTTCAGACCGGCTCGTTTTTTCTGGGCATGGATAAAGCCCCCCTGCGCGATATCGTCGACGCGCTGGAGCGCACCTACTGCCGCTCCATCGGCTGCGAGGTCATGCATATTGTCGATACCGAAGAAAAACGCTGGCTACAGCGGCGTTTTGAATCGGTACGCAGCGCGCCCAAGTTCAGCGATGACGCGCGCCGGCATGTGCTGGAGCGTTTGTCCGCCGCCGAAGGGCTGGAAAACTACCTGGCCGCCAAGTATCCCGGCACCAAACGTTTTGGTCTGGAAGGCGGCGAGACGTTTATTCCCATGATGGATGAGCTCATCCAGCGAGCGGGTGGGTACGGTGCCAAAGAAATCGTTATTGGCATGGCGCACCGCGGGCGACTCAACCTGCTGATCAATATTCTGGGCAAGAATCCGACCGATCTGATCGACGAATTTGACGGTAAAAAAGTCTTTGATCGTGGCTCTGGCGACGTCAAGTATCACCAGGGTTTTAGCTCCAACGTCATGTCGCCGGGCGGTGAAGTACATCTGGCACTCTCGTTCAACCCGTCACACCTTGAAATTGTTGCGCCGGTCGTTGTGGGCTCGGTGCGCGCGCGCCAGGATCGTCGACAGGATCCGGGCGGCGAAAAAGTATTGCCGATCAACATACATGGCGATGCCTCTTTTGCCGGACAGGGCGTAGTGATGGAGACATTTCAGATGTCTCAGACCCGCGCTTACCGCACCGGCGGCACCGTGCATGTGGTGATCAATAACCAGATCGGGTTCACCATGTCACACCCGCTGGACGCGCGTTCAACCGAATACTGCACTGATATTGCCAAAATGGTGCAGGCACCGATTTTCCACGTCAACGGCGACGACCCCGACGCGGTCATTCACGCCACTCAAGTTGCGCTCGACTACCGCCAGCAGTTCAAGAAAGACGTGGTCATTGATCTGGTCTGCTACCGCCGTCGTGGCCACAACGAGGCCGACGAGCCGTCCGGCACTCAGCCGATGATGTATGCCAAGATCAAGGATCATCCATCGGCGCGAGCGCTGTACGTTGAGCGGCTGGTCAAGCAGGGCGTGGTTGACGAAGACGACATTAGCGCGATGGTGGAAAAATATCGTGAAGACCTGATGGCGGGTAATCATGTGGCTAACGCCCTGGTGCAAAAGCCCAACGAATCCCTGTTCGTCAACTGGCAGCCCTATATTGGCCACGAGTGGACGGGCTATGCCGACACCACGTTTGACATGCAGCGCTTACAGCTGCTGGCCGAGCGCATGTGCACCATCCCTGAGGGGCTCGTGGTGCAGCGTCAGGTAGAAAAAGTCTACGCTGACCGGCGCAAAATGCAGGCCGGCGAGCTGGCTATCAACTGGGGCTTCGGTGAAACGCTGGCCTATGCCACTTTGCTGGATCAGGGACATCCGGTACGTATTACCGGCCAGGATTCAGGCCGCGGCACCTTCTCGCACCGCCATGCCGTGGTGCATAACCAGGAAGACGGCAGCACCTGTGTGCCGCTGCAGAATATCAGCGATGGCCAGCCGAGCTTCACCATCCATGACTCCTTTTTGTCCGAAGAAGCCGTGCTCGCGTTTGAATACGGCTACGCCACCACCGCGCCCAACGATCTGGTGATCTGGGAAGCGCAGTTTGGCGATTTCTCCAACGGTGCCCAAGTGATGATCGATCAGTTCATCTCGTCGGGCGAAACCAAGTGGGGACGGCTGTGCGGCTTGACCATGCTACTGCCTCACGGTTACGAAGGTCAGGGCCCTGAGCACTCCTCGGCACGTCTTGAGCGGTTTTTGCAGCTGTGTGCGGAAAACAACATGCAGGTCTGCGTGCCCACCACGCCGGCACAGATTTTCCATTTGCTGCGCCGTCAGGTTATTCGCCCATTGCGCAAGCCGTTGGTGGTGATGACGCCCAAGTCGTTGCTGCGCCACAAAGAGGCCATTTCAAACCTTGACGACCTGGCCAATGGCGAATTCCACATGGTAATGCCCGACCAGGCAGAGCTCACGCCTAACGCAGTCACCCGCGTTGTGCTGTGTGCCGGCAAGGTGTACTACGACTTGGCGGCATGGCGCGTCGAAAACGAGCGCTACGACACGGCGATCATTCGCATAGAACAGCTTTATCCCTTCGCCAGGGAAGCGCTTCGCGACGTGTTGAACGTCTATCCGAACATCGAAGATATCGTTTGGTGTCAGGAGGAGCCGTTGAATCAAGGGGCCTGGTATTCGAGCCAGCACCACATGCGTGCCGTTGCCGACATGCTGCGAGACGGCCTGGGAGGCAAGCTGAAGTTTGCCGGTCGTCTCGCGTCTGCCGCGCCGGCAGCGGGCTATATGTCCGTTCATACTGAACAGCAGCGCCGGCTGGTGGAAGACGCCTTCAACCTGTAAGCGTCCGCCCGGTTTAGCGAACACACCGGTTTAGCGAACACATAAGGGAAACGACATGGCTACCGAAATCAAAGCGCCAACCTTTCCAGAATCCGTGGCTGAGGGCACGGTTGCCGCCTGGCACAAGAAGCCGGGCGACAGCGTCGAGCGTGACGAGCTGGTGGTTGAAATCGAAACCGACAAAGTGGTGCTTGAGGTCGTGGCACCGGAAGCGGGCACGTTAAACGACGTGCTGGCTGACGAGGGTGACACCGTCGAGTCCGACCAGGTGTTGGGCAATATTGGTGAGGCCAGCGCCAAGGCGTCTGACACGAGCGAGAAAAAACCGTCATCCAAGAAAGCCGCGTCAGACGACAAAGATTCAGACGATTCGGCTTCCGATAAGGCACCGAAGCAGAAAAAGGCAGCCGCCGGCGGCAAGCAGCACGAGGTCAAGGCACCCTCGTTCCCTGAATCCGTGCAGGAAGGCACTGTCGCGAGTTGGCACAAGAAAGTCGGTGAGGCGGTCAAGCGTGATGAGGTGTTGGCCGATATCGAAACCGATAAAGTGGTGCTTGAAGTGGTTGCGCCGGCTGACGGCGCGCTTGCCGAGATCAAGGTTGACGCTGATAGCCAGGTCGAGTCCGAAGAAGTGCTGGCCCTGTTTGCTGAAGGGGCAGGCGAGTCGGAGCAGGACTATGACGCATCGTCCGACGCCGATAGCGATAGCGATACCGATACGGACGGCGCAAGCGATGACAGCGCCGATGAAGACCATAACGGCAAGATTCTCGCACCCGCCGCGCGCAAGATGGTGGCCGAAAACGACCTTGACGCGGCGCGCATTGAAGGCACCGGAAAGGGCGGTCGCATTCTCAAGGAAGACGTGCAAAAAGCGCTAAAAGACGGCAGTGCCAAGAAAGCTAAAGACAAGACAGGTGATAAGGCGGAAAGCCCCAAAGCGAAACAGCCGCCAGCCTCTGCTTCGTCTGCGCCCACTGCCGTTGACGGCCAGCGTCCGGAAAAACGCGTACCCATGAGTCGGCTGCGCCAGACCATCGCCAAGCGCCTGGTTCAGGCACAGCAGACGGCCGCCATGCTCACGACGTATAACGAAGTGGACATGAGCGCGATCATGGCATTGCGCGCCGAGTACAAGGAAACCTTCCTCAAAGCCCACGATACCAAGCTGGGTTTCATGAGCTTTTTCGTCAAAGCGGCCTCCGAGGCGCTCAAGCGTTTCCCCGACGTGAACGCCTCCATCGACGGTACCGACATCGTCTACCACGGCTATCAGGATATTAGCGTGGCCGTTTCCACCGACCGCGGCCTGGTGGTGCCGGTGCTGCGCGATACGGACAGCATGAAATTTGCCGATGTGGAAAAAACCATCGTCGATTTTGGTAAACGCGCGCGTGACGGTAAACTGGGTATCGAAGAAATGCAGGGCGGTACCTTTACCATCACCAACGGCGGTATTTTTGGCTCGCTGCTGTCGACGCCGATCATCAACCCGCCGCAAACTGCGATTCTGGGCATGCATAAGATCCAAGAGCGCCCGATGGCGGTGAACGGCCAGGTAGAAATACGCCCCATGATGTATCTTGCGGTATCCTATGATCACCGCATGATCGACGGTAAAGACGCCGTGCAGTTTCTGGTCGTGCTCAAGGAGCTGCTGGAGGATCCTGCACGCCTGTTGCTCAACGTATAGCTCTGATGGCTGGGTCTTGATGACCTGGACTTTGTCACATGGCCGGGGCATGCGCGCAAGGGTCGTCCTTATGCGTCAAGAGAATTCCATTATATTGTCTCGCCCCCGCAGCGGTGAGGCAGCATGAACATAGGAGCCAAAATGGCTGACAAGTTTGATGTGATCGTTATTGGTGCCGGCCCCGGTGGTTACGTAGCTGCTATTCATGCCGCACAGTTGGGCCTGAAAACGGCCTGTGTAGAAAAGTGGCAGGACACGAAAGGCAACGTGGCACACGGCGGTACTTGTCTGAACGTGGGTTGCATTCCCTCCAAGGCACTGCTGGAAACCTCGCACAAATTCGTTGAAGCCCGTGACGACTTTGACGGCCTTGGCATTGGTACCGGCGACGTCACCATGGACGTCAAGAAAATGATGGCGCGCAAGGACAAGATCGTCAAAAACCTGACCGGCGGCATCTCCGGGCTGTTCAAGGCCAACGGCGTGACCGCGATTGACGGCACCGGCCAGGTGATCGGCGACAAACAGGTTGAAGTCACCGACTTTGACGGCAAGAAAGCCACCTACGAAGCCGACAGCATTGTCGTTGCCGCAGGTTCCGTGCCGGTGGAAATTCCGCCGACGCCGCTGACCGAAGGCCTGATCGTCGATTCCACCGGCGCGCTTGAATTTCAGGAAACGCCCAAGCGCCTGGGCGTTATCGGTGCCGGTGTTATCGGCCTTGAGCTGGGCAGCGTCTGGAACCGTCTGGGTTCCGAGGTTACCGTGCTGGAGGCGATGGACAGCTTTTTGCCGATGGTTGATGGCGATATTGCCAAAGAAACCCAGAAGCAGCTCAAAAAGCAGGGCATGGACATCAAACTTGGCGCCAAGGTCACGGGCTCTGAGGTGAAAGGCAAAGAAGTTGTGGTCACGTACGAAGACGCCGACGGCAAGCAAGAGATCACCTTCGACAAGCTGATTGTCTGTGTTGGCCGTCGCCCGTACACCAAAGGCGTGATTGCCGATGGCGTTGACGTGGAACTTGATCAGCGCGGCTTCATCACCGTGGACGACCAGTGCCGCACCAACGTGTCGGGCGTTTACGCCATTGGCGACTGCGTGCGCGGCCCGATGCTGGCGCACAAGGCGTCTGAAGAAGGCGTCATGGTGGCTGACATCATCGCCGGCCAGAAAGCCGAGATGAACTACGATGCCATTCCCAGCGTCATCTACACGGCGCCCGAAGTGGCGTTTGTCGGCATGACCGAGCAGGAAGCCAAGGAAAAAGGCATTGAGGTCAAGACCGGTTCCTTCCCGTTCGCGGCGAGCGGCCGTGCCATGGCCAATAACGCCACCGAAGGTAGCGCCAAGGTGATTGCCGATGCTGAAACCGATCGTATTCTCGGCATGCACATTGTCGGTCAGCACGCCGGCGAGATGATTGCCCAGGGTGTGATCGCCATGGAGTTTGGCTCCAGTGCGGAAGATCTGGCGCTGACCTGCTATGCCCACCCGACCATGTCCGAGGCGGTTCACGAAGCGGCACTCGCCGTTGACGGCCACGCCATCCACATAGCGAATCGTAAAAAGCGTAAGTGATCCAACCCATATCAATAAGCGCCACCTTCGGGTGGCGTGACGCTTTCGGCAGCGTATCGAAAGCGCGGGGATGGGGGGCGAGCGTCGCCCATCGTTCGAGTCACATGCAACCAATGGCATGAAGCGATGAACCTTCACGAGTATCAAGGCAAACAGCTGTTTGCCGACTATGGCCTGCCGGTGTCCAAGAACTTTGCCGTGGATACCCCGGAAGACACCGTAGACGCTTGCAAGAAAATCGGCGGCGACATGTGGGTCGTCAAGGCCCAGGTGCACGCCGGTGGCCGGGGTAAGGCCGGCGGCGTCAAGCTGGTGAAAAGCACGGACGAGGCCAAAGCCTTTGCCGAGCAGTGGCTGGGCAAAAACCTGGTGACCTTCCAGACCGATGCCGACGGCCAGCCGGTGTCCCGGATTCTGGTGGAAAGCTGCACCGATATCGCCTCCGAGCTGTATCTGGGCGCGGTAGTGGATCGCACCACGCGCCGAGTGGTATTCATGGCCTCGACCGAAGGCGGCGTAGAGATCGAGAAGGTCGCGGAAGAAACGCCGGAAAAGATCCTCAAGGCCGAGATTGATCCGCTGGTCGGCGCGCAGCCGTATCAGGCGCGCGAGCTGGCTTTCGGGCTGGGGCTTGAAGGGGCGCAGATCAAGCAGTTCACCAAGATTTTCCTGGGGCTGGCGAAACTGTTTCACGACAAGGATCTGGCGCTTTTAGAGATCAACCCGCTGGTGGTTACCGGTGAGGGCAATCTTCACTGCCTGGATGCCAAGATCAATCTGGATGGCAATGCCCTGTACCGCCATCCGGATCTGCAGGCCATGCGCGACCCGTCTCAGGAAGACGAGCGCGAAGCCGATGCGGCCAAGTGGGAGCTGAACTACGTCGCGCTTGACGGCAATATCGGCTGCATGGTCAACGGTGCTGGCCTCGCCATGGGTACCATGGATATCGTCAACCTGAACGGCGGCAAGCCGGCCAACTTCCTTGACGTCGGCGGCGGTGCCACCAAGGAGCGCGTGGCCGAGGCGTTCAAGATCATACTGTCTGACGATAACGTCAAGGCGGTACTGGTCAACATCTTTGGCGGTATCGTGCGCTGCGACATGATCGCCGAAGGCATTATCGGTGCGGTTGAGCAGGTCGGTGTCAACGTGCCGGTGGTGGTGCGTCTGGAAGGCAACAACGCCGAACTGGGCACCGAGAAGCTGGCGGCAAGCGGGCTGAACATTATCGCGGCTACCAGCCTGACCGACGCGGCAGAGCAGGTCGTCAACGCGGCGGAGGGCAAATAATGAGTATCCTGATCGACAAGAACACCAAGGTCATCTGCCAGGGGTTTACCGGCGGCCAGGGCACGTTTCATTCCGAGCAGGCGATTGCCTACGGCACGCAAATGGTCGGCGGCGTAACGCCGGGCAAAGGCGGCCAGGAGCACCTGGGACTGCCGGTGTTCAACACGGTGAAAGAAGCGGTACAAAAAACCGGCGCTGAAGCCAGCGTGATTTATGTGCCCGCACCGTTCTGCAAGGATTCGATCATTGAAGCGGCCAACGCCGGCCTCAAGCTGATCGTATGCATTACCGAAGGCATTCCGACGCTGGATATGCTCGACGCCAAGGTGGCGTGCGATACCTTGGGCGTGCGCCTGATTGGCCCCAACTGCCCGGGGGTGATTACCCCGGGTGAATGCAAGATCGGCATCATGCCGGGCCACATTCACCAGCCGGGCAAGGTCGGAATCATCTCGCGTTCGGGCACGCTGACCTACGAGGCGGTCAAACAGACCACCGACCACGGTTTCGGCCAGTCGACCTGCGTGGGTATTGGCGGCGATCCGATTCCGGGCTCCAGCTTTATCGATATGCTTGAGCTGTTTGAAAATGACCCGAAAACCGAAGCCATCGTCATGATCGGTGAAATCGGCGGCACGGCGGAAGAAGAAGCGGCGGCCTACATCAAGGCCAACGTCTCCAAGCCGGTGGTCTCGTATATTGCCGGCGTGACTGCTCCTCCGGGCAAGCGCATGGGCCATGCCGGGGCGATTATCGCCGGCGGCAAGGGCACCGCGGATGAAAAATTCGCGGCGCTGGAAGATGCCGGTGTCAAAACCGTGCGTTCGCTTGCCGAAATCGGCGACGCGCTGAAGGCCGTTACCGGCTGGTAAGCTCGACGACATCCGATTAGCTGCCGTACGCGGCGCATAAAAAAACGCCCAGGCCATTTCATGGTCTGGGCGTTTTCGTTGCGAATGAAGCCGTTAAGCGGTGGGGCGTGCCACCAGCGAGCGAGTTTCTTCGCGGGCTTCGACCAGATCAACGCGCACGGCATCGCCGAGCTTGAAGCGTTCTTCGCCTTCAATCTGGATACGGCCTTCCTTGTCGTCGATCACTACCTTGCTGCGGTCGCTGTGCATCAGCGGCGCGGGTACAAAGGCGGTGGCGCCGTTTTCGCTCAGGCGTACACGCATGCCGCCGCGGTTGACGGCGATGACGTCGGCGTCAAAGGCCTTCTGGCTTTCGGCCGCCGGGGTCAGGTAGCGCACGTAGAGCCAGTCCTTGACGTCGCGCTCGGCCATGCGGTTCAGGCGCCGGCGTTCGGTCAGCTGGTCGGTCAGCGCTTCGCTGGCCTCGGGCGGCGTCTGCTCGCCCTTGAGCACGTGCTTGATCAGGCGGTGGTTGACCATGTCGCCGTATTTACGGATGGGCGACGTCCAGGTGGCGTAAGCGGCAAGCCCCAGGCCAAAGTGCGGGCCGGGCAGCGCGGACATCCGGGTAAAGCCCTGGAAGCGGCGCAGGCGCACGTCAAGCCAGGCGTCGTCGCGGTCTTCAAGCTCGCGCTTGAGTTCCTTGTAGCGCGGCAGCTCGAGCAGCGCTTCGGCATCGACGTTGATGTCCTGAGTGGCCAGAAATTCCTGGGCGTCTTCGATTTTTTCCGGCTCAAAGGCGCGGTGCACGTTGAAGATGCCGTGGCCAACGTTCGCGGCCAGAAAATCCGCACAGCAGGCGTTGGAGGCAATCATCGACTCTTCGATCATGCGGTTGGCAATGCGCCGTTCCTCGACCTCGATAGCCAGCACGTTGCCGGCCGGGTCGAGCTTGAAGACGAAGTCGGGGCTGCCTTTGAACACCAGCGCATGGGCTTCGCGCCAGGCCGTGCGGGCCTCGGTCAGGTCGCGCAGAGCGGTCAGCTGCGGGGCGATGTCATCGGCCGGTGCCCAGTCGCCCTGATTCTCGATCCAGTCGGAAACCTTGTCGTAGGAAAGCCGCGCGTGGGAGACCGCCTCGGCGGCAAAGAAGCGGTAGTCGCCCAGGCTGCCGTCGGCGTTAACGTCCAGCGTGCACGCCAGCACCGGGCGGTTCTGGCCTTCAAGCAGCGAGCACAGGTCGTCAGCCAGCTGCTCGGGCAGCATGGTCACGTTCTGTCCCGGCAGATACACCGTAAAGGCGCGCACCCGCGCTTCCATGTCGGCGGCGTGGCTTTCATCGACATAGGCGGTGGGGTCGGCAATGGCGACGCTCATGCGCCAGCCGCCGTCTTCCCGCGCGGTGACGTGCAGGGCATCGTCCATGTCGCGGGTGGATTCGCCGTCGATGGTGAAGAAGGGCGTCGCGGTCAGGTCTTCGCGCTCAAGGCCTTCTTCGTGCAGCGGCCAGTCGCTGCCGGCGTCCGGGCATTCCTGCTCCAGCGCGTGACGCGCAAGCGTGACGCGCCACGGCACGGCCGGGTTATCGCTCTTGGCTACCAGCTCTTCGATCTGGGCGTAAAAGCTGCGATCGTCTTTTTTCAGCGGGTGGCGCACCAGCCGCGCGACGATCCAGTCGCCGTCGGCGATGCTGTCTTCGTCGATGCTGCGCTTGATGCGCGCCTTGATCACGTTACGGATCGAGGGGTGATCGGGCACCACGGCCAGACGACCTTCGCGCTTTTGTACGCGGGCGACAAAGCGGTCAAGCCCCTGCTCAATGAGCGTTTCCGGCTCGACGGACTGCTTGTCGCCGTTTTGGTGAATCACGGCCTCTACGCGATCGCCGTGAATCACCTGCTTCATCGCGGGCGGCGGAATGAAATAAGACTCGCCGTCGTCGGTTTCCAGAAAGCCGAAGCCGCGGTCGGTGCCTTTGACCAGTCCTTCGGCGCGCGGCGTGGTGTCATGCATATTCTGCTTGAGCTGGGCAAGCATGGAGTTGTTCTGCAACATGAGGCTCAATCGGTTGAAAGGTAGGCTGCCACTATACGGGTTCGGGGCAGTGGCGCCAATTGCGCCGCCAAAGATTGCTCAAACGGCGCCTGAATGGCGCGTCGGCTATTCGTCGCGATCCCGGGGTTTGGCGTCGAGCCGGCGCAACTGCTGCCATAAATCGCGGCGCAGGTCGCCCAGGGTGGGCTGCTCGTTGGGGGCAAAGGCCAACGGGCGGCACAGGCGCAGCGCGCGCAGCCCGAGTCTGGCGCTTAACAGGCCTACGGCGAGCCCCTGGCCGGCGCGGGCAGACATCCGGCCGGTCATGTCCAGCGAGAGCATGTCCATGCCGGCATCGGTGGCCAGCTCGCTGGCGCCGGCAAAGGCCATATTGTGCAGCACGGTTTTAAACAGGCGCAGGCGGCTGGCATAGCCCAGTTCCAGCC
This window encodes:
- the odhB gene encoding 2-oxoglutarate dehydrogenase complex dihydrolipoyllysine-residue succinyltransferase, with the protein product MATEIKAPTFPESVAEGTVAAWHKKPGDSVERDELVVEIETDKVVLEVVAPEAGTLNDVLADEGDTVESDQVLGNIGEASAKASDTSEKKPSSKKAASDDKDSDDSASDKAPKQKKAAAGGKQHEVKAPSFPESVQEGTVASWHKKVGEAVKRDEVLADIETDKVVLEVVAPADGALAEIKVDADSQVESEEVLALFAEGAGESEQDYDASSDADSDSDTDTDGASDDSADEDHNGKILAPAARKMVAENDLDAARIEGTGKGGRILKEDVQKALKDGSAKKAKDKTGDKAESPKAKQPPASASSAPTAVDGQRPEKRVPMSRLRQTIAKRLVQAQQTAAMLTTYNEVDMSAIMALRAEYKETFLKAHDTKLGFMSFFVKAASEALKRFPDVNASIDGTDIVYHGYQDISVAVSTDRGLVVPVLRDTDSMKFADVEKTIVDFGKRARDGKLGIEEMQGGTFTITNGGIFGSLLSTPIINPPQTAILGMHKIQERPMAVNGQVEIRPMMYLAVSYDHRMIDGKDAVQFLVVLKELLEDPARLLLNV
- the sdhA gene encoding succinate dehydrogenase flavoprotein subunit, whose amino-acid sequence is MSNLRSLTFDAIIIGGGGSGLRAALELAKSGKQTAVLSKVFPTRSHTVSAQGGITCAIGAADPDDDWRWHMYDTVKGSDYIADQDAAEYLCSEGPKAVFELEHMGLPFSRFDNGRIYQRPFGGQSKNFGEGGQAARTCAAADRTGHALLHTLYQNNLKNNTTFLNEWYAVDLVKNASGDVVGCIAMCIETGEVVHVKSKATVLATGGAGRIYASTTNALINTGDGVGMALRAGFPMQDMEMWQFHPTGIYGAGTLVTEGCRGEGGYLINKDGERFMERYAPNAKDLASRDVVSRSIVMELLDGRGAGENGDHVFLKLDHLGEEVLNKRLPGICELAKTFAHVDPITEPIPVVPTCHYMMGGIPTNIHGQAIMQDDKGKDQIVNGLFACGEAACVSVHGANRLGGNSLLDLVVFGRSAGQFIESALNEGIDYLDATDADIQSAMTRLERWNGSEDGESVPELKRALQDIMQNDFGVFREEQKMQEGVKRLAELRERINNAYLPDKSNAFNTARVEALELDNLMEVAEATAISALERKESRGAHSRYDYPDRDDVNWLKHSIYFPIEKRLGKRDVNFKPKTVDTFEPKIRTY
- the lpdA gene encoding dihydrolipoyl dehydrogenase — translated: MADKFDVIVIGAGPGGYVAAIHAAQLGLKTACVEKWQDTKGNVAHGGTCLNVGCIPSKALLETSHKFVEARDDFDGLGIGTGDVTMDVKKMMARKDKIVKNLTGGISGLFKANGVTAIDGTGQVIGDKQVEVTDFDGKKATYEADSIVVAAGSVPVEIPPTPLTEGLIVDSTGALEFQETPKRLGVIGAGVIGLELGSVWNRLGSEVTVLEAMDSFLPMVDGDIAKETQKQLKKQGMDIKLGAKVTGSEVKGKEVVVTYEDADGKQEITFDKLIVCVGRRPYTKGVIADGVDVELDQRGFITVDDQCRTNVSGVYAIGDCVRGPMLAHKASEEGVMVADIIAGQKAEMNYDAIPSVIYTAPEVAFVGMTEQEAKEKGIEVKTGSFPFAASGRAMANNATEGSAKVIADAETDRILGMHIVGQHAGEMIAQGVIAMEFGSSAEDLALTCYAHPTMSEAVHEAALAVDGHAIHIANRKKRK
- a CDS encoding 2-oxoglutarate dehydrogenase E1 component gives rise to the protein MQQGIMELMWRSSHVSGANAHYVEALFEQYLDDPGAVPDEWRSYFDELPRPEGGASEDVPLSPVRDQFYQLGQETRPGGAVPDSDAGKKQVKVLQLINAYRFRGHQKANIDPLGLRDPTPVPDLDLSFHQLSKDDLDTEFQTGSFFLGMDKAPLRDIVDALERTYCRSIGCEVMHIVDTEEKRWLQRRFESVRSAPKFSDDARRHVLERLSAAEGLENYLAAKYPGTKRFGLEGGETFIPMMDELIQRAGGYGAKEIVIGMAHRGRLNLLINILGKNPTDLIDEFDGKKVFDRGSGDVKYHQGFSSNVMSPGGEVHLALSFNPSHLEIVAPVVVGSVRARQDRRQDPGGEKVLPINIHGDASFAGQGVVMETFQMSQTRAYRTGGTVHVVINNQIGFTMSHPLDARSTEYCTDIAKMVQAPIFHVNGDDPDAVIHATQVALDYRQQFKKDVVIDLVCYRRRGHNEADEPSGTQPMMYAKIKDHPSARALYVERLVKQGVVDEDDISAMVEKYREDLMAGNHVANALVQKPNESLFVNWQPYIGHEWTGYADTTFDMQRLQLLAERMCTIPEGLVVQRQVEKVYADRRKMQAGELAINWGFGETLAYATLLDQGHPVRITGQDSGRGTFSHRHAVVHNQEDGSTCVPLQNISDGQPSFTIHDSFLSEEAVLAFEYGYATTAPNDLVIWEAQFGDFSNGAQVMIDQFISSGETKWGRLCGLTMLLPHGYEGQGPEHSSARLERFLQLCAENNMQVCVPTTPAQIFHLLRRQVIRPLRKPLVVMTPKSLLRHKEAISNLDDLANGEFHMVMPDQAELTPNAVTRVVLCAGKVYYDLAAWRVENERYDTAIIRIEQLYPFAREALRDVLNVYPNIEDIVWCQEEPLNQGAWYSSQHHMRAVADMLRDGLGGKLKFAGRLASAAPAAGYMSVHTEQQRRLVEDAFNL
- a CDS encoding succinate dehydrogenase iron-sulfur subunit, which gives rise to MSNLQVSIYRYNPETDAAPYMQEFQVDTKGRDVMVLDVLHLMKEQDSSLAFRRSCREGVCGSDGMNMNGRNGLGCITPLSDVVKNGKLVLRPLPGLPVIRDLVVDMAMFYKQYEHIQPYLQNDEPAPAIERLQSPEDREKLDGLYECILCACCSTACPSFWWNPDKFVGPAGLLQSYRFLADSRDTATRERLSDLQDPFSVFRCRGIMNCVAFCPKGLNPTRAIGKIREMLLADAT